The Deinococcus aquiradiocola genomic interval TGCGTGCCCTGCGCGCCTGCCCGGAGGTGGGCCGCGTCGCGTACGTGGGGCCCGTCCCGCCGGGCGCAGAAGCGCTCGTGGACCTGCGCGTCACGGATCACGGCTCGCTGCTCGGGAACGTGGACGTGGGCGTGAATGCCCTGCGCCTCCCGGAACGCGAGCGGGTTCCGGGACAGCCGGAGCGCGTGATGGTCATGACGGCCGACATTCCGATGGTGACGCCCGCCATGCTGAGCGACCTGCTCGCGGCCGCCCCGGATGCGGGCCTGGTGTACCCGGTGGTGCGGCGCGAGGCGTGCGAGGCGGCCTACCCGGGCGTACGCCGAACGTACGCGCGCCTGAAGGACGGGACCTTCACGGGCGGGAATCTGTTCCTGCTGGACGCGTCGCTGGTCGGGCAGTTCCTGCCGCGCCTGCGGGAGGTGCTCGCGGCGCGCAAGCAGCCGCTGAAGCTCGCCGCGCTGATCGGCTGGCCCGTGCTGCTGAAGCTGCTGACGGGCCGCCTGGCCATCCACGAGCTGGAGGAGCGCGTGAGCGGCATCCTGGGCGTGCAGGCGCGCGCCCTCGTGACACCGCACGCGGCGATCGGGACGGATGTGGACAAGGACGCGGACCTCGACCTCGCCCAGACCGCCCTCGGCCAGGGCTGACTGGGGTGCAGG includes:
- a CDS encoding NTP transferase domain-containing protein, with protein sequence MTNQQTAVPAARRWDVVVLGGGDPGDPFAAAHGVAVKPLVPVAGAPMALHVLRALRACPEVGRVAYVGPVPPGAEALVDLRVTDHGSLLGNVDVGVNALRLPERERVPGQPERVMVMTADIPMVTPAMLSDLLAAAPDAGLVYPVVRREACEAAYPGVRRTYARLKDGTFTGGNLFLLDASLVGQFLPRLREVLAARKQPLKLAALIGWPVLLKLLTGRLAIHELEERVSGILGVQARALVTPHAAIGTDVDKDADLDLAQTALGQG